A genome region from Leptospiraceae bacterium includes the following:
- a CDS encoding aminodeoxychorismate/anthranilate synthase component II, whose product MKVLLIDNYDSFTYNLYQYVGEILENLETPFVFHVVRNDEKTLDEIKKENYDRIIISPGPGDSKDREYFGVCADVLLDLGKTVPVLGVCLGMQGIAHYYGGKVIRAYLPKHGKTNTITHDELGVFRGLPQDIEVMRYHSLIVEYDSLPKCLTITAQITSKEAGIEIMGLRHNDFPIEGIQFHPESFATEGGKKMLENFILQTT is encoded by the coding sequence ATGAAAGTATTATTAATTGATAATTACGATTCCTTTACCTACAATCTTTATCAGTATGTAGGAGAAATCTTAGAAAATTTAGAGACACCGTTTGTATTTCATGTAGTTCGAAATGATGAAAAAACACTCGATGAAATTAAAAAAGAAAATTACGATAGAATTATTATTTCTCCAGGTCCCGGAGATTCCAAAGATAGAGAATACTTTGGTGTATGCGCTGATGTATTACTAGATTTAGGAAAAACGGTTCCTGTTCTTGGAGTATGCCTTGGTATGCAAGGTATTGCACACTATTATGGTGGAAAAGTAATCAGAGCTTATTTACCTAAACACGGGAAAACAAATACTATTACCCATGATGAACTAGGTGTATTTCGGGGATTACCGCAAGATATTGAGGTTATGCGTTATCATTCTCTGATTGTAGAATATGATTCCCTTCCAAAATGTCTTACTATCACTGCCCAAATAACATCCAAAGAAGCTGGAATCGAAATTATGGGACTAAGGCACAATGACTTCCCAATCGAAGGTATTCAATTTCACCCAGAATCATTTGCAACGGAAGGTGGAAAAAAAATGCTAGAGAATTTTATTTTACAAACGACTTGA